A genomic segment from Garra rufa chromosome 5, GarRuf1.0, whole genome shotgun sequence encodes:
- the LOC141335202 gene encoding nucleoporin 88 has protein sequence MASFAGDRWREALKNHDIFTKLHERRYLEPQGTSKRIAKNLTFCLNGDLFIWDSVESVFYTTNLRQLNTDGDTDTSKYQTLLCINPPLFEVCQVLVSPTQYHVALIGQRGATILELPQRWGKRSEFEGGRIQINCKTIPVAERFFTSSASVTLRQAAWYPSETEEPHLVLLTSDNTIRFYNLKEPQSPAKVLSVSQVDEESIVHTRGRSYAASLGETAVAFDFGPLSDSPHLSRLRMKGELLVYSLYILYGNGETFLSYISLTHSVGNLWKPMGPLPMYPAAEDNYGYDACAVLCLPCVPNILVIATESGMLYHCVVLEAEEEEDGGAVERWSRGSETAVPSLYVFECVELELTLKLAAGEEEEEIAESDFTCPIRLHRDPLCQHRYHCTHEAGVHSVGLTWFKKLHKFLESDEEDKDSLQELAAEQRCIVEHILCTRPLANSLPAPVRGFWIVSDLSLGATMICITSAYECLLLPLLSSIRPPSPPLLCSHPGAGSGSSPLRGLAEDSFEQHIRNILARSSTNPLMLRAGDKDSSPPPPECLQLLSRATQVFREEYILKLGLAHEEMQRRVKLLTGQKNKQLEDLALCREERKSLTEGAERLADKYEDAKYRQEAIMNRVKQILGSLRSQLPVLSDSEKDMRKELQTINDQLRHLDNGIKQVNMKKEYQKKQMNTGASPARSSLALNAHQRKCVQGVLKEQGEHIAGMMKQIKDIKNHFSF, from the exons atggCGTCGTTCGCGGGAGATCGCTGGAGGGAAGCGTTGAAGAACCACGATATCTTTACTAAATTACATGAAAGGCGTTATTTAGAACCTCAGGGGACTAGCAAAAGAATAGCCAAGAACCTTACGTTTTGTCTGAACGGTGACCTGTTCATATGGGATAGCGTTGAGAGTGTGTTTTACACCACAAACCTGCGACAGCTGAACACTGACGGCGACACAGACACTTCTAAATACCAG ACTCTGCTGTGCATCAACCCGCCGCTGTTTGAGGTGTGTCAGGTGCTCGTAAGCCCTACGCAATATCATGTGGCTCTCATCGGTCAGCGTGGAGCGACTATACTGGAACTGCCTCAACGCTGGGGCAAGAGGTCAGAGTTTGAGGGTGGACGCATTCAGATCAACTGCAA GACGATTCCAGTGGCTGAACGTTTCTTCACCAGTTCTGCCTCTGTGACACTCCGACAAGCTGCCTGGTATCCCAGTGAAACTGAGGAGCCTCATCTGGTTTTACTGACCTCGGATAACACCATAAG atttTATAACCTTAAGGAGCCACAGTCCCCTGCCAAAGTTTTATCTGTGTCTCAGGTGGACGAGGAAAGCATTGTCCATACAAGAGG ACGTTCCTATGCAGCATCTTTGGGGGAGACGGCTGTGGCGTTTGACTTTGGACCACTGTCGGATTCTCCTCATCTGAGCAGACTGCGTATGAAGGGAGAGCTGCTGGTCTATTCACTGTACATACTGTATGGGAATGGAGAGACGTTTCTGAGCTATATTTCTCTCACACACAG TGTCGGTAATTTATGGAAGCCGATGGGTCCATTACCCATGTACCCTGCAGCAGAAGATAATTACGGCTATGATGCGTGTGCTGTGCTCTGCCTGCCTTGTGTGCCAAACATCCTAGTTATTGCCACTGAATCAGGAATGCTGTACCACTGTGTGGTGTTGGAGGCGGAGGAAGAGGAGGATGGCGGA GCTGTAGAGAGATGGTCCAGAGGCTCAGAGACGGCAGTGCCTTCGCTttatgtgtttgagtgtgtggaGCTGGAACTGACGCTTAAACTGGCTGctggggaggaggaggaggagattgCAGAGTCAGATTTCACCTGTCCAATCAGATTACACCGAG ACCCTCTGTGTCAGCACAGGTACCACTGCACCCATGAGGCTGGTGTACACAGTGTAGGACTCACCTGGTTCAAAAAATTACACAAGTTTCTGGAGTCTG ATGAGGAGGATAAAGACAGTCTGCAGGAGCTGGCGGCAGAGCAGCGCTGCATAGTGGAGCATATCCTGTGCACCAGACCTCTTGCTAACAG tttGCCGGCTCCTGTTCGTGGGTTTTGGATAGTGTCAGACCTGTCCCTGGGAGCCACCATGATCTGCATCACGAGTGCCTACGAGTGTCTCCTGCTCCCTCTGCT GAGCTCTATTCGTCCACCGTCCCCTCCGTTGCTCTGCTCTCATCCGGGGGCGGGATCAGGAAGCTCTCCTCTGCGTGGATTGGCTGAAGATTCTTTTGAACAGCATATTCGGAACATCCTGGCACGCAGCTCAACCAATCCATTAATGCTGAG ggcTGGTGATAAAGACTCATCTCCTCCTCCTCCAGAATGTCTACAGCTGTTAAGCAGAGCCACACAGGTGTTCAGAGAGGAGTACATCCTTAAACTAGGCCTGGCACATGAAGAAATGCAGAGAAG AGTAAAGCTCCTGACCGGCCAGAAGAACAAACAGTTGGAGGATCTTGCTCTTTGTAGAGAGGAGAG AAAAAGCCTGACGGAGGGTGCGGAGAGGCTGGCTGATAAATATGAAGATGCCAAGTATCGTCAAGAAGCCATCATGAACAG agtaAAGCAGATTTTGGGAAGTCTGCGGAGTCAACTTCCTGTGCTGTCAGACAGTGAGAAGGACATGAGGAAGGAATTGCAAACCATCAATGATCAGCTCCGTCACCTTGACAATGGCATTAAACAG GTGAACATGAAGAAGGAATATCAGAAGAAGCAGATGAATACAGGAGCATCTCCGGCTCGCTCAAGTCTCGCACTCAACGCCCACCAGAGGAAGTGTGTCCAGGGAGTGCTGAAAGAACA GGGAGAGCACATCGCTGGCATGATGAAGCAGATCAAGGACATCAAGAACCATTTCAGTTTCTGA